The Onthophagus taurus isolate NC chromosome 2, IU_Otau_3.0, whole genome shotgun sequence genome includes a window with the following:
- the LOC111427243 gene encoding arf-GAP with coiled-coil, ANK repeat and PH domain-containing protein 2, with protein MRLNIDLNECLRDSPKFRSILEQEEANVDQLEQKLDKIIKLCGNVVDSGKAYVAQQSLFANGLWDLSAHFKEDTLVLSSLSKLIHNLQEMNKFHTILLDQASRTILRNLTSFCKSDIKHVRDCKQHFEKISQDLDTVLVRNSQTARNKSPEIEEIGNLLVATRSCFGHQAMDYVYSIEILQNRKRHEVLSTLLSYMHACTTYYHQGSDLCEDLEPFLKKLAEEVATMQEETITIEKKLENRHSFVTNKEIIPNLAKSKGGPILEGYLFKRTSNAFKTWNRRWFCLRDNQLVYRKRSGDDNYTVMEEDLRLCTVKPVVDTERRFCFEVVSPLKCHMLQADSEEMLTAWILAVQRAVGVAFQNHPISSDTDTNKPLETAFNKIANEKKRKKGRIWEQLLRIPGNDKCCDCGESNPSWASINLGVTLCIECSGVHRSLGVHYSKVRSLTLDDWEPECIKVMAELGNTVVNKVYEANVPENYIRATPMCTNSIRENWIKSKYVERKFVYKLPDITERASRNLMNIRKWSVRRLRRRPRSCDNSRKNVVSKQQRDSVLMFGNDLDKPINETFDISSDQDSTGGEDNDTPDEEDISKLHPDRLLYKAALAHNLPVMCEALALGANQQWKNEDDHNRSAIHEAVLSGSVMSCAYLLLNGAKIDLQDDRGQTPLHLATQGGHTAQVCLLLKHRADQHLNDNEGLLPLMIAEQKKDADIVTLLRLGRLNEEMKGSDMGVCGDDTFNDVVRDFSQMACSHPERLQRTKNSE; from the exons ATGcgtttaaatattgatttgaaTGAGTGTCTTCGTGATTCGCCCAAATTTAG AAGTATATTGGAACAGGAAGAGGCTAATGTGGATcaattagaacaaaaattagatAAGATAATTAAGTTATGTGGGAATGTTGTTGATTCTGGTAAAGCTTATGTTGCACAACaaag TTTATTCGCTAACGGGTTATGGGATCTTAGTGCTCACTTTAAAGAAGACACCTTGGTGTTGTCTTCGCTTAGcaaattaatacataatttGCAGGAAATGAACAAATTCCATACAATCTTATTGGATCAAGCTTCACGAACAATTTTGCGCAACTTAACATCATTTTGTAAAAGCGATATCAAACATGTACGCGATTGTAAACAACACTTTGAAAAGATATCTCAAGATTTAGATACGGTGTTGGTTCGTAACTCTCAAACAGCTCGAAATAAATCGCCAGAAATTGAAGAGATTGGTAATCTTCTGGTTGCAACGCGGTCATGTTTTGGTCATCAGGCTATGGATTACGTGTACAGTAtagaaattttacaaaatcgtAAACGACATGAAGTATTAAGTACT ctATTGAGTTATATGCATGCTTGTACTACTTATTATCATCAAGGATCGGATTTGTGTGAAGATTTAGAACCTTTCTTAAAGAAATTAGCTGAAGAG gTAGCAACAATGCAAGAAGAAACAATAACGATCGaaaagaaattagaaaataGGCATAGTTTCGttacaaataaagaaataattccGAATTTAGCTAAAAGTAAAGGAGGTCCGATTTTAGAAGGATACCTCTTTAAGAGAACTTCAAACGCATTTAAAACGTGGAATAGACGTTGGTTTTGCCTTAGAGATAACCAATTAGTTTATAg AAAACGATCTGGGGATGATAATTACACAGTAATGGAAGAAGATCTTCGTTTATGCACCGTAAAACCAGTAGTAGATACAGAAAGAAGATTCTGTTTCGAAGTCGTATCCCCGTTAAAATGTCACATGTTACAAGCAGATTCAGAGGAGATGTTAACCGCTTGGATCTTAGCTGTACAAAGAGCTGTTGGGGTTGCATTTCAAAATCATCCAATATCGTCCGATACCGACACTAATAAACCCCTCGAAAcggcttttaataaaatcgccaacgaaaagaaacgaaaaaaagGTAGAATTTGGGAACAATTGCTTCGAATACCCGGAAATGATAAATGTTGCGATTGCGGCGAATCCAATCCGAGTTGGGCAAGTATTAATTTAGGAGTTACGTTGTGTATAGAATGTTCGGGTGTTCATCGAAGTCTTGGGGTGCATTATAGCAAAGTTAGATCGTTAACTTTAGATGATTGGGAACCGGAATGTATTAAAGTTATGGCCGAATTGGGAAATACTGTCGTTAATAAAGTTTACGAGGCGAATGTTCCCGAAAATTACATCAGGGCAACACCAATGTGTACAAA ttcAATACGAGAAAATTGGATTAAATCTAAATATGTTGAACGCAAATTTGTGTACAAACTCCCAGATATCACGGAGAGGGCTTCaagaaatttaatgaatataaGAAAATGGAGTGTGCGGAGATTGCGAAGAAGACCAAGAAGTTGCGATAACtcaagaaaaaatgttgtgtcaAAACAACAACGCGATAGTGTGTTAATGTTTGGAAACGATCTAGATAAACCTATTAATGAAACGTTTGATATTAGTAGTGATCAAGACTCTACAGGTGGTGAAGATAATGATACACCAG atGAAGAAGATATAAGCAAATTACATCCAGATCGACTTCTATATAAAGCCGCTTTAGCTCATAATTTACCAGTTATGTGCGAGGCTTTAGCTTTGGGGGCGAATCAACAATGGAAAAATGAGGATGATCATAATAGAAGTGCTATTCATGAAGCAGTACTCAGT ggTTCAGTAATGTCTTGTGCATATTTGTTATTGAATGgtgcaaaaattgatttacaaGATGATCGAGGTCAAACTCCTTTACATTTAGCAACTCAAGGTGGTCATACCGCTCAAGTTTGTCTCTTATTGAAACACAGGGCGGATCAGCATTTAAATGATAACGAGGGACTTTTGCCATTAATGATAGCCGAACAAAAAAAGGACGCCGATATCGTGACTTT attaagaTTAGGTCGACttaatgaagaaatgaaagGATCTGATATGGGTGTTTGTGGTGATGATACTTTTAACGACGTTGTTAGAGATTTCTCCCAAATGGCTTGTAGTCACCCAGAGCGGTTACAACGAACTAAAAATTCTGAATAG